The following proteins are encoded in a genomic region of Synechococcus sp. ROS8604:
- a CDS encoding J domain-containing protein: MSHSPQLEAKGGDPYVALGVSRSATAAEIKAAYRQLVKRHHPDAGGDAERILVLNAAWELLGDRERRRAFDQQRSPRAAEKDEARRRGVRNARASQAARRASGHGAAEDDALANWLKKVYTPIDRMLGQVINPFASELRELSADPYDDRLMEGFCHYLEQSRSKLDKVKDLFQSLPTPSSAKGFGLSLYHCLSEVEDAIGELERYTMGYVDGYLHDGREMLREARQRRKRLQEERRRLEIG, from the coding sequence TTGAGCCATTCCCCTCAGCTTGAGGCCAAAGGTGGTGATCCTTATGTGGCGCTCGGGGTGAGTCGTAGCGCCACTGCGGCTGAAATCAAGGCGGCGTATCGCCAACTTGTGAAGAGACATCATCCCGATGCGGGTGGAGATGCCGAACGAATCCTTGTTTTGAATGCTGCTTGGGAGTTGCTTGGCGATCGCGAGCGACGGCGCGCCTTCGACCAGCAACGGTCTCCTAGGGCTGCAGAGAAAGACGAAGCACGCCGCCGTGGCGTAAGAAATGCTCGAGCGAGTCAGGCTGCTCGTCGTGCCTCTGGGCATGGTGCCGCTGAAGATGATGCCCTAGCGAATTGGTTGAAGAAGGTGTACACACCGATTGATCGCATGCTCGGCCAGGTGATCAATCCCTTTGCCAGCGAATTGCGTGAGTTATCGGCAGATCCCTATGACGACCGTTTGATGGAAGGTTTCTGTCATTACCTGGAGCAAAGTCGCAGCAAACTGGACAAGGTGAAAGATCTCTTCCAATCCCTCCCTACGCCCTCATCGGCAAAAGGATTCGGGCTGAGTCTTTATCACTGTCTGTCGGAGGTAGAGGATGCGATTGGCGAATTGGAGCGCTACACGATGGGCTACGTGGATGGTTATCTCCACGATGGTCGTGAGATGTTGCGAGAAGCCAGGCAAAGGCGCAAGCGTCTTCAGGAGGAACGTCGCCGCTTGGAGATCGGTTGA
- a CDS encoding iron uptake porin, which produces MKLFHQLLVAPAALGLLAPVAANATELNINGVSDYAATGEQVTSITQFSDVYPTDWAYQALSNLIERYGCVAGYPNGTYRGNRAMTRFEAAALLNACLDRVTEVTDELKRLMKEFEKELAILKGRVDGLEARVGELEATQFSTTTKLKGVATFVIGANSFGGDAKQGVLDAVFSTNASVRDGNFQDGIDSSGWRSGGAGTKRADAAAASSGGTSFNYDLKLFLDTSFTGKDLLRTVLRSGNFANSAFGGDGYVGLDALEVAFQENSGPNSVGVNRLWYQFPVGSSFTATVGGVVRQDDMLAVWPSAYPADTILDFFTYAGAPSTYNLALGAGGGLSWESNDFSISANYVSTNGSFSDPNEGGIATDGAGSNGTVQIAYAPENWGLAAAYTYSSKNSTSVGQLNGTPLSAAFTNAGNTSSVGLSAWWSPEEAGWFPSISAGYGYNSLTDGDDTFVFRSATTQSWYVGLQWADAFLKGNTLGMAVGQPSFVTDVSYRNDFDEKSNFVADGNYAWEWWYQFQVTDNISVTPAIYYLSRPYGDLTNGRGRAFGGNRNNDDTFNNFGGLLKTTFKF; this is translated from the coding sequence ATGAAACTTTTCCATCAACTGCTGGTGGCCCCAGCTGCCCTGGGCCTTCTGGCGCCTGTGGCTGCTAACGCCACTGAGCTGAACATCAACGGTGTGTCTGACTACGCCGCTACTGGCGAGCAAGTCACCAGCATCACTCAGTTTTCTGACGTTTACCCAACCGACTGGGCTTATCAGGCACTCAGCAACCTGATCGAGCGCTACGGCTGTGTTGCTGGTTATCCCAACGGCACCTACCGCGGTAACAGGGCGATGACCCGCTTTGAAGCGGCTGCTCTGTTGAACGCCTGTCTCGACCGCGTCACCGAAGTGACCGACGAGCTCAAGCGCCTGATGAAAGAGTTTGAAAAGGAACTCGCCATCCTCAAGGGCCGTGTTGACGGACTTGAGGCCCGCGTTGGCGAACTGGAAGCCACTCAGTTCTCCACCACCACCAAGCTGAAAGGTGTAGCCACCTTCGTGATCGGTGCTAACAGCTTCGGTGGCGACGCCAAGCAAGGTGTACTGGATGCGGTTTTTAGCACCAATGCTTCAGTGCGCGATGGAAACTTCCAAGATGGAATAGATTCATCAGGCTGGAGATCTGGCGGCGCTGGTACCAAGCGTGCTGATGCTGCTGCAGCTTCATCAGGAGGTACAAGTTTCAATTACGACCTTAAGTTGTTCCTTGATACCAGCTTCACTGGCAAGGATTTGCTTCGTACCGTTCTGCGCTCAGGCAACTTCGCTAACTCTGCTTTTGGTGGAGATGGCTATGTCGGCTTGGACGCACTTGAGGTTGCTTTCCAAGAGAATTCTGGTCCGAACAGCGTTGGCGTGAACCGCCTTTGGTATCAGTTCCCCGTTGGTAGCAGCTTCACTGCAACCGTTGGTGGTGTGGTTCGTCAGGACGACATGCTGGCTGTATGGCCTAGTGCTTATCCAGCTGACACGATTCTCGACTTCTTCACCTACGCCGGTGCTCCTTCTACCTACAACCTTGCACTGGGTGCTGGTGGTGGTTTGAGCTGGGAATCTAATGATTTCAGCATTAGTGCCAACTATGTGAGCACGAATGGTTCATTCTCTGATCCCAACGAGGGTGGTATCGCCACTGATGGTGCCGGTTCCAACGGTACTGTTCAGATCGCCTACGCTCCCGAGAATTGGGGCTTAGCAGCTGCTTACACGTATTCTTCCAAGAATTCCACAAGTGTTGGTCAGCTCAACGGAACACCTCTTTCGGCTGCATTCACCAACGCTGGTAATACATCTTCTGTTGGCCTGAGTGCATGGTGGTCTCCTGAAGAAGCAGGTTGGTTCCCTTCAATCAGTGCTGGTTACGGTTACAACAGCCTTACCGACGGTGACGACACGTTTGTGTTCCGTTCTGCAACAACGCAGTCTTGGTACGTGGGTCTTCAGTGGGCCGATGCCTTCTTGAAAGGCAACACCTTGGGTATGGCCGTTGGTCAGCCATCCTTCGTGACTGACGTCTCCTACCGCAACGACTTTGACGAAAAGTCCAATTTCGTTGCTGACGGCAACTACGCTTGGGAGTGGTGGTACCAGTTCCAAGTCACCGACAACATCTCTGTGACTCCTGCGATCTACTACCTCAGCCGCCCTTACGGCGATCTGACTAATGGTCGTGGCCGCGCCTTCGGTGGTAATCGTAACAACGATGACACCTTCAACAACTTCGGTGGCCTCCTGAAGACCACCTTCAAGTTCTGA
- a CDS encoding DUF2079 domain-containing protein, with protein sequence MNSTPPARLWWTSFGIGVLGWGLAASRHWLLQSNAYDLGLFDQWAWLLGNGLPPVSSMEDVHVLADHGAWMFYGSGLLYWFQPSVHWLLASQALALSLTAIPVWILGTQAGLSRRLCWFSCLLWWLQPLVFNVNLFDFHPETWVMPALALAIWCQRQQRFGGWLLLLVLMLGCRDGLVLITLGLSLSLLIQRRWRWAIAGAGLSGAWVLLLSQWLYPLFRGGEGPKAAGRMFSHLGNNFGDILFILMSRPWLAFTHIDFGDGAFYLLVLILPTLPFWRRRSLVILSAAVPLLLVNLNAEASSYRTLIHHYSLPLAVLSVTAAIDGLALRPRQTFPWKGVIWAVTLWIALAKPWFFTGPYLNRVNVIGDAQQAISKLTPQDRVLTTSYFVPQISQRQHVAFAKKSQSKQAFRNGWTVFLLNPNDPGWGSKKRLQADLLSQAKDKNWTCQSWDSGLELCRKPDAKSTLLPHKKPVHSVPQP encoded by the coding sequence ATGAACAGCACGCCACCCGCACGCCTCTGGTGGACATCCTTTGGCATTGGAGTCCTTGGTTGGGGCTTAGCGGCTTCTCGCCATTGGCTGCTTCAGAGCAATGCCTATGACCTTGGGCTCTTTGATCAATGGGCCTGGTTGCTCGGCAATGGGTTACCACCTGTTTCCTCAATGGAGGATGTTCATGTGCTGGCTGATCACGGCGCCTGGATGTTCTATGGGTCCGGCTTGCTGTATTGGTTTCAACCATCCGTTCATTGGCTGCTCGCAAGCCAAGCGCTGGCCCTCAGTCTTACCGCAATCCCTGTTTGGATCTTGGGAACTCAAGCAGGTCTATCCAGACGACTCTGCTGGTTCAGCTGCCTGTTGTGGTGGCTGCAACCATTGGTTTTCAACGTCAATTTGTTTGATTTCCACCCTGAAACCTGGGTGATGCCAGCGCTCGCCTTGGCGATTTGGTGCCAACGCCAGCAGCGCTTTGGTGGGTGGCTTTTGCTTCTGGTCTTGATGTTGGGATGCCGCGATGGCCTCGTTCTGATCACGCTTGGGCTCAGCCTCAGTTTGCTAATCCAACGGCGCTGGCGTTGGGCCATCGCGGGCGCAGGACTCTCCGGCGCCTGGGTTCTGCTGCTGAGCCAGTGGCTGTATCCCTTGTTCAGGGGTGGAGAAGGGCCAAAAGCCGCCGGTCGAATGTTTTCTCATCTCGGTAACAACTTTGGCGACATTCTGTTCATATTGATGAGCCGACCATGGCTTGCATTCACACACATCGACTTCGGCGACGGTGCCTTCTACCTCCTGGTCTTAATCCTTCCCACTCTGCCTTTCTGGAGACGTCGGTCGCTCGTGATCTTGAGCGCCGCAGTCCCACTTTTGCTCGTCAACCTGAACGCAGAGGCATCGTCCTATCGAACGCTGATTCACCACTACAGCCTTCCTCTTGCCGTCCTCAGCGTGACAGCCGCAATCGACGGATTAGCCCTAAGGCCAAGACAAACTTTTCCTTGGAAAGGTGTGATTTGGGCAGTCACTCTCTGGATCGCGCTAGCCAAACCCTGGTTTTTCACTGGCCCCTATCTCAACAGAGTAAATGTGATTGGTGATGCACAACAAGCCATCTCCAAACTCACACCACAGGATCGCGTTCTAACAACCAGTTACTTCGTACCCCAGATTAGTCAAAGGCAGCACGTTGCCTTCGCCAAAAAATCGCAAAGCAAGCAAGCCTTTCGCAATGGCTGGACAGTGTTCTTACTTAATCCAAACGATCCAGGCTGGGGGTCTAAAAAAAGACTCCAGGCTGATTTGCTCAGTCAGGCAAAAGACAAGAATTGGACTTGTCAAAGCTGGGATTCTGGTCTTGAACTTTGCCGGAAACCCGACGCAAAATCAACGCTCCTCCCTCACAAAAAACCGGTTCATAGCGTCCCTCAGCCGTAA
- the cysK gene encoding cysteine synthase A: MPIAPDITHLVGHTPLVRLNRLPERSGCLAELVAKLESFNPTASVKDRIAGSMVQAAEQAGTIAPGRTVLVEPTSGNTGIALAMVAAARGYRLILTLPDTMSTERRAMLRAYGAELQLTPGNEGMQGALDLAKELVSEIPEAYLLQQFNNPANPAVHAATTAEEIWSDTEGEIDALVAGVGTGGTITGCAGVLKQRNPDLKVIAVEPAASPVLAGGAPGPHRIQGIGAGFVPSVFDHSLIDEILGVSDQEAMDVGRRLAREEGLLSGVSSGAAVAAALRLGQRPEMAGKRIVVILASFGERYLSTPMFSASAAPTAWRDGQL; encoded by the coding sequence ATGCCAATTGCTCCTGATATCACCCATCTGGTGGGTCATACTCCGCTTGTACGTCTCAACCGGCTTCCCGAGCGCAGTGGTTGCCTGGCTGAATTGGTCGCAAAGCTGGAAAGCTTCAATCCCACGGCTTCGGTGAAGGATCGGATTGCAGGTTCAATGGTTCAGGCTGCTGAACAAGCTGGAACCATCGCTCCAGGACGCACCGTGCTTGTTGAGCCCACCAGTGGAAACACGGGAATCGCTTTAGCGATGGTTGCAGCAGCTCGGGGCTACCGGTTAATCCTCACCTTGCCGGACACCATGAGCACCGAGCGTCGCGCCATGCTCAGGGCCTATGGGGCTGAGTTGCAGCTCACCCCAGGGAATGAAGGAATGCAAGGGGCGTTAGATCTCGCCAAAGAGCTTGTCTCCGAGATCCCCGAGGCTTATCTGCTGCAGCAGTTCAATAATCCTGCAAATCCAGCGGTCCATGCCGCCACCACGGCAGAAGAGATCTGGAGTGATACCGAAGGTGAGATTGATGCTCTTGTGGCTGGAGTCGGGACGGGTGGCACGATCACAGGCTGTGCCGGGGTCCTAAAGCAGCGCAATCCTGACCTAAAAGTGATTGCGGTAGAACCGGCAGCCAGTCCTGTCTTGGCGGGTGGAGCACCGGGCCCCCATCGCATTCAGGGCATTGGTGCTGGTTTTGTTCCCTCTGTCTTTGACCACAGCTTGATTGATGAAATCCTTGGGGTGAGTGATCAAGAAGCGATGGACGTGGGGCGCCGTTTGGCCCGGGAAGAAGGCCTGCTCTCCGGGGTCAGTAGTGGAGCTGCTGTGGCGGCTGCGCTCCGGCTTGGCCAAAGGCCCGAGATGGCAGGGAAAAGGATCGTTGTGATTCTTGCCAGCTTCGGTGAGCGTTATCTGTCCACACCGATGTTCAGTGCTTCGGCTGCTCCAACGGCGTGGCGGGATGGTCAGCTTTGA
- a CDS encoding iron uptake porin, which translates to MKLFHQMLVAPAALGLLAPVAANATELNINGVSDYAATGEQVTSITQFSDVYPTDWAYQALSNLIERYGCVAGYPNGTYRGNRAMTRFEAAALLNACLDRVTEVTDELKRLMKEFEKELAILKGRVDGLEARVGELEATQFSTTTKLKGQATFVIGANSFGGDAKQGVLDAVFSTNASVQDGDFSGGISSSDWRSGGAGTKRARAAAASSGATSFNYDLRLFLDTSFTGKDLFRTMLRAGNFGSSAFGGGEYVGLDGLETAFEEPSGANSVAVNRLWYQFPIGSSFTATVGGVVRQDDMLAVWPSAYPADTVLDFFTYAGAPATYNLGLGAGGGLWWQSDDFSISANYVSTNGALSDPNAGGIATDGAGSNGTVQIAYAPENWGLAAAYNYTSLNAGTLYGGNGTPLATAFTGAGNNSSVGLSAWWSPEEAGWFPSISAGWGYNSITDGNDTLVFRSATTQSWYVGLQWADAFMKGNTLGMAVGQPTFVTDVSYRNDFDEKSNFVADGNYAWEWWYQFQVTDNISVTPAIYYLSRPYGDLTNGQGKAFGGNRGDDNNTFNNFGGLVKTTFKF; encoded by the coding sequence ATGAAACTTTTCCATCAAATGCTGGTGGCCCCAGCTGCCCTGGGCCTTCTGGCACCTGTGGCTGCGAATGCCACTGAGCTCAATATCAACGGTGTGTCTGATTACGCCGCCACTGGCGAGCAAGTCACCAGCATCACTCAGTTTTCCGACGTTTACCCAACCGATTGGGCTTATCAGGCACTCAGCAACCTGATCGAGCGCTACGGCTGTGTTGCTGGTTACCCCAACGGCACCTACCGCGGTAACAGGGCGATGACCCGCTTTGAAGCGGCTGCTCTGCTGAACGCCTGTCTCGACCGCGTCACCGAAGTGACCGACGAGCTGAAGCGCCTGATGAAAGAGTTCGAAAAGGAACTCGCCATCCTCAAGGGCCGTGTTGACGGACTGGAAGCCCGCGTTGGCGAACTGGAAGCCACTCAGTTCTCCACCACCACCAAACTGAAGGGTCAAGCCACCTTCGTGATCGGTGCTAACAGCTTCGGTGGCGATGCCAAGCAAGGTGTATTGGATGCGGTATTTAGCACTAATGCTTCCGTCCAAGACGGAGACTTTTCTGGAGGTATCTCTTCATCAGACTGGAGATCTGGCGGCGCTGGTACCAAGCGTGCACGTGCAGCTGCAGCCTCATCGGGCGCAACAAGTTTCAACTACGACCTGCGTCTCTTCCTGGATACCAGCTTTACTGGTAAGGATTTGTTCCGCACGATGTTGCGTGCCGGTAACTTCGGTAGCAGTGCCTTCGGTGGTGGTGAATATGTTGGCCTCGACGGCTTGGAGACCGCTTTCGAAGAGCCTTCAGGTGCTAATAGCGTTGCTGTAAACCGTCTCTGGTATCAATTCCCCATCGGTAGCAGCTTCACTGCAACCGTTGGTGGTGTCGTTCGTCAAGACGACATGTTGGCTGTCTGGCCTAGTGCTTATCCAGCCGACACCGTTCTTGACTTCTTCACCTATGCAGGTGCTCCTGCGACCTACAACCTCGGCTTAGGCGCTGGTGGTGGTTTGTGGTGGCAGTCTGACGACTTCAGCATCAGTGCTAACTACGTCAGCACCAATGGTGCTCTTTCCGATCCCAACGCTGGTGGTATCGCCACTGATGGCGCAGGTTCCAACGGTACCGTTCAGATTGCTTACGCACCTGAGAATTGGGGTCTAGCAGCTGCCTACAACTACACCTCTCTGAATGCTGGAACGCTCTACGGAGGTAACGGCACTCCCCTTGCAACCGCCTTCACTGGCGCAGGTAACAATTCTTCCGTTGGTTTGAGTGCCTGGTGGTCCCCAGAAGAAGCAGGCTGGTTCCCCAGCATTAGTGCTGGTTGGGGCTACAACAGCATCACTGACGGCAACGACACGCTCGTCTTCCGTTCTGCAACCACGCAGTCCTGGTATGTGGGTCTCCAGTGGGCCGACGCCTTCATGAAGGGCAACACCTTGGGTATGGCCGTTGGTCAGCCCACCTTCGTGACTGACGTCTCCTACCGCAACGACTTTGACGAAAAGTCCAATTTCGTTGCTGACGGCAACTACGCCTGGGAGTGGTGGTACCAGTTCCAAGTCACCGACAACATCTCTGTGACTCCTGCGATCTACTACCTCAGCCGCCCTTATGGCGATCTGACGAATGGTCAAGGCAAGGCCTTCGGTGGCAACCGTGGGGATGACAACAACACCTTTAACAACTTTGGTGGACTTGTTAAGACCACCTTCAAGTTCTGA
- a CDS encoding DUF2079 domain-containing protein, protein MPAPLSKPTRSALVAALIFAVAAILLQAWRSHVLLASYDQGIFQQVLWNSLRGHPFESTLSSQLSTNVIHSGEPAGLGYARLGQHFTPSLLLWAPLFGLIGGAALPIVQVGLIVFAGFVLHQLALQLVPARTANWLTYGFYGGNALIGPTLGNFTDLCQLPLAVFALMLGLQRRMGWLILIAAALIPLIREDTGIMLIAIGLWLLLREPKRWPIAVALIIWGAGWMVLVTNALMPLFSDDNSKRFMVENFGQYLDGDPSEGASSLSMLQQALSQPLIVLRELISPPGQTFLYLLGHGLPFLMVPLISLDAWILAGPSLLGLFLAQGSNDPLSITIRYTLLVVPGFSLGALLWWSRRQLPTPGRRTRLAWGIAISLSLLLTVSSNPHRSLSWIVPDSIKPMVFSNPIQQWEHGQDARQVLDLIPQDASVSANTPLIPLIARREVAVRYPESLHYLDRNKNKLSVDWIAVDLDWLERYSVAFRSDWRELKRIQQELPDQMDKYRVQAFKNGIAVLQQNGPHKPELERQLRERLATPLAPHPKRPPNKKS, encoded by the coding sequence ATGCCTGCACCGCTCTCAAAGCCCACCAGGTCAGCTCTGGTTGCTGCGCTGATCTTTGCAGTTGCCGCAATCCTTCTGCAGGCTTGGCGCTCCCACGTGCTGCTCGCCAGTTACGACCAAGGCATTTTTCAGCAAGTGCTGTGGAACAGCCTGCGCGGGCACCCCTTTGAGAGCACACTCTCCTCACAGCTCTCTACCAATGTGATCCACAGCGGTGAACCCGCAGGCTTGGGCTATGCGCGTTTAGGGCAGCATTTCACACCCTCCCTACTGCTTTGGGCACCTTTATTCGGGTTGATCGGAGGCGCCGCACTTCCGATTGTGCAAGTGGGGCTGATCGTCTTTGCAGGATTCGTCCTGCATCAACTCGCCCTTCAACTTGTTCCAGCAAGGACGGCGAACTGGCTTACGTATGGGTTCTACGGAGGGAATGCACTCATCGGTCCCACCCTGGGAAATTTCACTGATCTCTGCCAGCTTCCCCTCGCTGTTTTTGCCCTGATGCTGGGTCTTCAGAGGCGAATGGGGTGGTTGATCCTGATCGCCGCTGCCCTGATCCCGCTCATTCGAGAAGACACGGGCATCATGCTGATTGCCATCGGATTGTGGTTGCTCTTACGAGAGCCAAAACGCTGGCCAATCGCGGTCGCCCTCATCATCTGGGGAGCGGGATGGATGGTGCTGGTCACCAATGCCTTGATGCCGCTCTTCTCGGACGACAACAGCAAGAGATTCATGGTAGAGAATTTTGGCCAATATCTGGATGGGGATCCGAGCGAAGGAGCCAGCAGCCTCTCGATGTTGCAACAGGCTTTGAGCCAGCCGCTGATCGTGCTCAGGGAACTGATCTCCCCGCCAGGTCAAACCTTTTTGTACCTGCTGGGTCATGGACTGCCATTTCTGATGGTGCCCCTGATCAGCCTCGATGCATGGATCCTTGCAGGCCCGTCACTCCTGGGCCTATTTCTGGCCCAAGGCAGCAATGACCCGCTCTCGATCACCATTCGCTATACGCTTCTCGTGGTCCCCGGCTTCAGCCTCGGGGCCCTGCTCTGGTGGAGCCGTCGCCAGCTACCAACCCCCGGCCGCCGCACTCGCCTGGCGTGGGGAATCGCCATCAGCCTTTCTCTCCTGCTCACCGTGAGCAGCAACCCCCATCGCAGCCTGTCGTGGATCGTGCCTGACAGCATCAAACCGATGGTTTTTAGCAATCCCATTCAGCAATGGGAGCACGGACAAGATGCCCGCCAAGTTCTGGATCTGATCCCCCAAGACGCTTCTGTGAGCGCGAACACGCCTCTCATTCCGTTGATCGCTCGACGTGAGGTTGCGGTCCGTTATCCCGAATCGCTGCATTACCTCGACCGAAACAAAAACAAACTCTCGGTGGATTGGATTGCCGTCGATCTCGACTGGCTGGAGCGCTACAGCGTGGCGTTTAGAAGTGATTGGCGTGAGCTGAAACGCATCCAGCAGGAGCTGCCTGATCAGATGGACAAGTACCGGGTGCAAGCGTTCAAAAATGGCATCGCCGTTTTGCAACAGAACGGGCCTCACAAGCCTGAATTAGAGAGGCAGTTACGTGAACGGCTCGCAACGCCTTTGGCCCCTCACCCAAAACGGCCTCCCAACAAAAAGTCCTAA
- a CDS encoding glycosyltransferase family 39 protein, translating into MDPKVEDETTSLRSSPLQDNGRWRLVTVPLPLLLWLLTLLVWLPWMGNLPLRDWDEALVAGVSRSTTAQPAWDWLLAIKNSEAIYLNKPPGLHWLIGASIQRFGEDEWAVRLMPSLLSSLAVPLIVILRRQLSHGQGAERSALCSGLILMTLLPMARHGRLAMLDGTLVSCSLLLISGWLSSKRWPWRGLLAGLGGSGILLLKPPALIGYLAMIGIITLLDRPSSRKCSALGWAMSGLIPGAIWHLWHLGQRGSDALVMWGGQGFGRVTEVVGENSGAWVMPLTEILEGGWPWILLLPSGVVWAWRHRKTSTGRWELGLLVGSALMVLPLRTQLPWYSHLLWPPIALLCGEALAELLKEGRPHWIPKAWQWMGALLLVSTTVLVAMKARAALPFPALFAAGLGLLIGGVMLSKPPQRQRQQGLAVLITGWSLGLLALWHSHLWLWELNEIWDPRPVAAQIRSLPPDAVVMLDGSTRPSLNWYAKRPLKELKSKTPAEFWLVSKRSRQSCSSTTNPPHADDWALWHCSSTDQP; encoded by the coding sequence ATGGACCCGAAGGTTGAGGATGAGACCACATCACTGCGATCTAGTCCCTTGCAAGATAACGGACGCTGGCGGCTTGTGACAGTGCCATTGCCTCTTTTGCTCTGGTTGCTCACCCTGCTGGTTTGGCTCCCTTGGATGGGGAATCTGCCGTTGCGCGATTGGGATGAAGCTCTCGTCGCAGGAGTCTCCCGCTCCACCACAGCACAACCGGCTTGGGACTGGCTTTTAGCCATTAAAAACAGTGAGGCGATTTACCTCAACAAACCACCAGGACTGCACTGGCTCATTGGGGCCTCGATCCAGCGATTTGGGGAAGATGAATGGGCCGTACGGCTGATGCCAAGTCTGCTCTCCAGCTTGGCCGTACCACTCATCGTGATCCTGCGTCGCCAACTGAGCCATGGACAAGGCGCTGAGCGCTCCGCCCTTTGTTCTGGTTTGATCCTGATGACCCTGTTGCCCATGGCTCGCCATGGCCGGCTCGCGATGCTGGACGGAACTCTTGTGAGTTGCAGCCTGCTCCTGATCAGCGGTTGGCTCAGCAGCAAGCGCTGGCCTTGGCGTGGCTTGCTTGCCGGATTGGGGGGAAGCGGCATCTTGCTCCTGAAACCACCGGCCCTAATTGGCTACTTGGCCATGATCGGGATCATCACTCTGCTCGATAGGCCCTCCAGCAGAAAATGTTCAGCCTTGGGCTGGGCGATGAGCGGCCTGATCCCTGGAGCCATCTGGCACCTTTGGCACCTTGGGCAGCGCGGCAGCGATGCACTCGTGATGTGGGGCGGCCAGGGATTTGGTCGCGTGACCGAAGTCGTCGGCGAAAACAGTGGGGCCTGGGTGATGCCACTCACAGAGATTCTTGAAGGCGGGTGGCCCTGGATCCTGCTCCTACCCAGCGGCGTGGTCTGGGCATGGCGCCATCGCAAAACATCAACGGGCCGATGGGAACTCGGTCTCCTGGTCGGCAGCGCGCTGATGGTGTTGCCCTTGCGGACCCAGTTGCCTTGGTACAGCCACCTGCTCTGGCCACCCATCGCCCTTCTATGTGGAGAAGCCCTGGCTGAACTCTTGAAGGAGGGGCGTCCCCATTGGATCCCAAAAGCATGGCAATGGATGGGAGCTCTCCTCCTGGTAAGCACAACGGTTCTTGTGGCGATGAAGGCCAGGGCGGCGCTTCCCTTCCCAGCCTTGTTTGCCGCAGGCCTTGGCTTGCTCATCGGCGGAGTGATGCTCTCCAAACCCCCGCAACGTCAACGCCAACAGGGACTCGCCGTGCTGATCACGGGGTGGAGCCTTGGCCTGCTTGCCCTTTGGCACAGTCATCTATGGCTATGGGAGCTCAATGAAATCTGGGATCCAAGGCCTGTAGCAGCACAAATTCGATCGCTCCCACCTGATGCGGTTGTGATGCTGGATGGATCCACGCGCCCCTCACTCAACTGGTACGCAAAGCGTCCTTTAAAGGAATTGAAGTCCAAGACTCCAGCGGAGTTTTGGCTCGTGAGCAAGCGCTCCCGCCAAAGCTGTTCGAGCACGACCAATCCACCACACGCTGATGATTGGGCGCTCTGGCACTGCTCTTCCACCGACCAGCCATGA